GCTTCATTGGCTGGGAGCTGCTCTGTTCGTTGCCACTGTATGCCGGGGGTTTTCTGGTTCTCAAATATTTCACCGGTTCAGAGGCTATGGCGATTTCTCTTTTTCTCCTGCTGACAATTCCATTGAGCATTGGCTTCTTTTTTGTACGCCCCTATGAGGAAGCTGCATGGGCCACTTTCTACCGTGATATTACCGCAGCACCTACCGAACCGGATGAAGCATACTGACTTTTATACTATTTCTCAGATGTGACCGGACTTTCTAGGTGATCTGCGTATGGAGAAGAAACCTGACCGTTCCGAAATAATTGCAATGACCCTCTTATTTGCTTTAACGCTGGTGCTTACGGTATTAAAAGTGACGAGAACGGTTTCACTGCCTTGGTTGTGGGTGCTGGGTCCGCTTTGGCTTGGCACATATCGGTACCGTGATTAGGGCTGCTTGCGCTGGGAGATTTCTCCCAGCGTTTTTTATTCCTCGGAGATGCCGAGATATTGGTCGATCTCCATGATACCCTCCCCACTGACCTCCACCAGATCTTCAAAGGGCACTACGGTGTCGCCCACCTGCAAGGTGCGGAACACCGGGTCGATGCGGTCTGCCTTGCCAGTCAGGGTGACGTAGTTGCCCACTGCGGGAATCTCCGGGTGGGCGGTATCCTCCTTGAAGTACCGCACCGTGATGGTCATGCCCTTGGTGACCTGCATCAGCCGATCGGACAGAGCCGACATTTCTTCCTCGGTCAAAATGCGCTTGGTCACCCGCTCGGTGCGCTGTTTTTCTGCGGCAAGCTGCTCATCATAATACTGCTTCTATTTATCCTTTGGCAATCTCCAGATAAACGCTAAAATGGAGCATCTACTGCACATCCTAACTTAATATGCACTGAATAAAAGAAAAAGCCTTATATTTCAATCTATAGAGGCCAATCTGTGGTATAATTGGAGCAAGAGAACTGGAAAAAATCCAGCAAAAACCTTGTACCTGGAGGGCAGCTATGTATCGTTACAGCAATGGCCAGATCAGCTTGGCGGATTAATCGAGTATCTAATGCAGCAGGAGACCATCCTCCGGAAATGTGAGGCAGTGCTGGATCTACCGTCCGTGTATGAGAAAATGGTGCAGTTGTGCAGCAAAGAAGATAGTCGTCCGCCCCTCGCCCCAGCGTTCATCGTAAAGTACCTGCTGGTGAGTTTCCTGTACAGCAAACCATTGAACCGGCAGATCGGGCAGCGCACCCCTTCACCTCAAAGCTAACGAAGCTAATGAACTGCACGCTGCCACCAGCCTTCAGTACCTCCATCACAACTGCGACGTGGACGTTCAGTGCCGCCTCCCTGTCCTTTCTTCGTCAGGCCAGGCTTTTTTCGCAATAGTGGCGACGAATTCGTTCTTGCTGTTTTTCGTTTGAAAAGAGCCTTATGACCTGGGCGCTCTCCGGTCGTGGGTAGCGTAGTAGGCTCGCTTATTTTCGTACATGCAATAGTCGGCCTTGTCCAGCAGCGTTTGCATGATGCAGCCTTCATAATCGGCGGAGATCGCCCAACCGTAGGCGTAGCTGAGAGGAAGCTGATTGCCGTCACGGTTTGCAGCGTCGGCTTCCCTGCGCAGACTGTCCAGTATGCCCTCCACCTCCTGCCGGTCCGTATGGTAAATGACCGCCATAAATTCGTCGCCGCCGTATCTGCCCACGAAATGCTTTTCCGGGATCACCCGGCGTAAAAGCCGGGCAAAGCTCAGGATCAGTTGGTCACCCGCCGAATGACCCCTCGTATCGTTGACGGTTTTCAGATTGTTCAGGTCAAATATGACGCAGGCCGTAGGCTCCCGGAGAATTTCCCTGTTGTTGAGAAGCTCCTCGCAGGAGCCTTTGTTGGGCAGGCCGGTATGGATGTCGATGTATGCCTTCTGCTCCAGCAGTTGGTTTTTCCGGGCCATTTTCAGTGCCATGGCGGTCTGGAGCATGATCAGGATCACCAGGCACAGCATATCCAGTGCCGAGAGGATCTCAATAGTGCGGATCTTCATGGCGATCTTTTCTGAATAGTGTTCCGCGGCAGACACCGTTTCGTCCGCCATTTCAAAATAGGTCTCGCTCATGGCAACGATTTGGGTGTTCTCATATCCACGCTGTCTGGCCGCCGCGACCTCCGCCTTGAGCCGCTCCCAGTAGGCACTCTGGATGTCCAGCCTTTCCTGATAGGCCGCGTCCTTGAGCTTTACCAATTCGTAGTGCCCATCCCCGGATGTCAGATCGCTTAAAATATCGTCTAAATACGCGATCAACTCATCGTTTCGGGTGCCTGTGATCTCCAGCTTTACCGCCCGCTGCGTGTCTCCGCGCACCAGCCCGGCATAATTGATGACGCGGGCCGTGCCCTTCAGGTTGCCGATCTCGACCATCATCAGAGCGACAAGGATCACCAAAATCAGCACAAGGCAGCTTTGCAGGATGCTGATGAGATTTTTGCGATCTATTTTTACATTTCCTTTTATCATAACGACCTCGATCACGGAACGACCATGATATTCTTTATTGCGAATCAGTCTTGATGAATACTTTACTCTGTAACGCACATCATGTCAATAACAATGGAAATTTTTCTACTGTCTCCCAAGAATGATCGGCATGAATAAAATGAAAAGCACGCACTTTATTGCTTGTTTCGGTTGGATGGCTTAGGCTTGTCAGGGATCGCCTCATCCGCCTTGGATGGGCGACCCCTGCGAGCCCCAACCAATTTCTCCGCTTTCTGGTTTTCAGTCATAGTCTTTTCTGCTTTCGGCGGACTGCCATGGCACAGCTTTTTCGGCTTCTATAATTGTAAGGAACATGGCTTTTCGCTGAATGGAAAGCGAAGCTGACCCGGGCTGGGGCGGTCTGTATGAAAGCAATATTTTTTTTGAAATAATCTTGACAAAATTTATCAAGATTGATATGATAGTATTAACAAGCAAGCGAAAAGAGGATGTGGAGCATGATCATCACCAAAGAGACGGACTACGCGCTGCGCATTTTGCGGGTGCTGCTGGACGGGGAGAAGCATTCGGTGGCCGAGATGTCGGAAACGGAATTGATCCCCAATCAGTTTGCCTACCAGATTCTGCGCAAGCTCTCCGCCGGCAATTTGGTGCGGGTGAGCCGCGGCGCTCTCGGCGGCTGCGAGCTGTCCTGCGATCTGGACGCGACCTCCCTCTACGATCTCATGGTGGTCGTGGGGGAGCGGGGCATCCTGTGCGCCTGCATGGAGCCGGGATATGAATGCCGCTGGCATGACAAGCATGGGCGGTGCGCCATCCACTGTCAGCTGGCGGCCTTGCAGCAAAAGCAGGACGAGGCGTTCCGTGCCGTGAGCCTGCGCAGGCTGCTGACCGGCGGATCCGATCCCCAAGATACAAGCAAGCTGTAAAATTTTAAAAGGAGGTACCCGTATGCTGTTTCAAACCACGTCGGCGCACGAAGAGCTGCGCGCGAAGATCCGGAGTTTTGCGGAGGAGGAGATCAAGCCACTCGCATTTTTAATGGATCAGAACAATGAGTTTCCCGAGGAGGCTGTCAAGAAGCTGGGTAAGCTGGGCTGGATGGGCATTCCCTACCCCAAGGAGTACGGCGGTGCCGGTCTTGATGCTCTGAGCTACGCCATCGCGGTGGAGGAGCTGGCCCGTGTGGACGGCGGCACGGGCGTAATCCTCTCCGCCCACGTCTCCCTCGGCTCATGGCCCATTTTCGCCTATGGCACCGAGGAGCAGAAGAAGAAATATCTGGTTCCGCTGGCCAAGGGCGAGAAGATCGGCGCCTTCGGCCTTACGGAGACCAACGCCGGATCCGACGCCGGCGGCACGGAGACCACGGCGCTGGATAAGGGGGACTACTACCTCCTCAACGGCGGCAAGATCTTCATTACCAACGCCCCTAAGGCGGACACCTATGTGGTTTTCGCCGTCACCACGCCGGACATCGGCACCCGGGGCATCTCCGCTTTCATCGTGGAGAAGGGCTGGAAGGGCTTTGAGTTCGGCGACCACTATGACAAGATGGGTATTCGCTCCTCCTCCACGGCGGAGCTGATCTTCAACAACGTGAAGGTTCCCAAGGAAAACCTATTGGGCAAGGAGGGCGAGGGCTTCAAGATTGCCATGTCCACGCTGGACGGCGGACGCATCGGCATCGCCGCGCAGGCGCTGGGCATCGCCCAGGGCGCGTTTGAGCACGCGTTGAGCTATTCCAAGGAGCGTGTCCAGTTCGGCAAGCCCATCGCGGCCCAGCAGAGCATCGCCTTCAAGCTGGCGGATATGGCAACCAAGCTGCGCTGCGCCCGGTTCCTCATCTACTCCGCGGCGGAGCTGAAGGAGCAGCACGCGCCTTACGGCATGGAGTCCGCCATGGCGAAGATGTACGCCTCGGACATCGCGCTGGAGGTCACCAATGATGCCTTGCAGATCCACGGCGGCAGCGGCTACCTCAAGGGCATGGAGGTGGAACGGGCCTACCGCGACGCCAAGATCACCACCCTCTACGAGGGCACTAACGAGATCCAGCGGGTGGTCATCGCCTCTCATCTGTTGGGCAGGCTGGGCAAGAGCTCCGGCGGCGAGAGCCGTTCGGCGGCCAAGAAACCCGCGCCCATCACCGGCATTCGCAAAAAGACCATCTTCCGGGAGGGGGATGCTGCCCAGCAGGTGGCCGACCTTGTGGCGGCGCTGAAGAAGGATGGTCACGACTTCTCCGTGGGCATCCCTATGGATACGCCCATCCCGCAGGCGGAACGGGTGGTCTCCGCGGGCAAGGGCATCGGGGAGAAAAAGAACATGAAACTGGTAGAGTCGCTGGCCAAGGCCGCCGGCGCGGCCATCGGTTCTTCCCGCCCTGTGGCGGAGACTCTCAAATATCTGCCGCTGAACCGCTATGTGGGTATGTCCGGTCAGAAGTTCACCGGCAATCTGTACATCGCCTGCGGCATCTCCGGCGCATCCCAGCACCTTAAGGGCATCAAGGACGCCTCCACCATCGTGGCCATCAATAAGAACGGTAACGCGCCTATCTTCAAGAATTGCGACTACGGCATCGTGGGCGATGTGGAGGAGATCCTGCCCCTGCTCACTGCCGCGCTGGATAGCGGCGAAAAGCTGCCCGCGCCGCCCATGGTAAAGATGAAGCGACCCACGCCGCCGAAGCCCGCCCCCATCGGCGACCGCTACGTCTGCAGCGGCTGCGGCTACGAGTATGTGCCGGAGTTGGGCGACGAGGACGGCGAGATCGCGCCCGGTACGCTCTTTGAGCAGCTTCCCGCCGAGTGGGTGTGTCCCGAGTGCGCGGAGACGAAGGATCAATTTGTAAAGGCTTGAGGCCGTGAAGGAGGCAAGATAAGATGTATTGCGTGCGTAAAGTAACGAACGACCTCTACTGGGTGGGCGCCAACGACCATCGCCTGGCCCTGTTTGAAAACTGCTTTCCCATTCCCCGGGGCGTAAGCTACAACGCCTACTGCCTGCTGGATGAAAAGACGGTGCTCTTTGACACGGTGGACTGGTCTGCCTGCCGCCAGCTTTTGGAAAATCTGGCGTATGTGCTGGATGGCCGCGAGCTGGACTACCTGCTGGTCAACCATCTGGAGCCGGATCACGCCGCCTGCATCGAGGAGATCCTGCTGCGCCATCCCAAGGTGAAATTGATCTCCAACGAGAAGGCATTCATGCTCATGCGGCAGTTCGGCTTCCATGTGGACGGACATGAGTGCATCGAGGTGAAGGAGGGCGACACCTTCTCCTTCGGCAAACACACCGTCACCTTTGTGGGCGCGCCTATGGTTCACTGGCCGGAGGCCATGGTGACCCTCGA
Above is a genomic segment from Faecalibacterium taiwanense containing:
- a CDS encoding acyl-CoA dehydrogenase family protein; the encoded protein is MLFQTTSAHEELRAKIRSFAEEEIKPLAFLMDQNNEFPEEAVKKLGKLGWMGIPYPKEYGGAGLDALSYAIAVEELARVDGGTGVILSAHVSLGSWPIFAYGTEEQKKKYLVPLAKGEKIGAFGLTETNAGSDAGGTETTALDKGDYYLLNGGKIFITNAPKADTYVVFAVTTPDIGTRGISAFIVEKGWKGFEFGDHYDKMGIRSSSTAELIFNNVKVPKENLLGKEGEGFKIAMSTLDGGRIGIAAQALGIAQGAFEHALSYSKERVQFGKPIAAQQSIAFKLADMATKLRCARFLIYSAAELKEQHAPYGMESAMAKMYASDIALEVTNDALQIHGGSGYLKGMEVERAYRDAKITTLYEGTNEIQRVVIASHLLGRLGKSSGGESRSAAKKPAPITGIRKKTIFREGDAAQQVADLVAALKKDGHDFSVGIPMDTPIPQAERVVSAGKGIGEKKNMKLVESLAKAAGAAIGSSRPVAETLKYLPLNRYVGMSGQKFTGNLYIACGISGASQHLKGIKDASTIVAINKNGNAPIFKNCDYGIVGDVEEILPLLTAALDSGEKLPAPPMVKMKRPTPPKPAPIGDRYVCSGCGYEYVPELGDEDGEIAPGTLFEQLPAEWVCPECAETKDQFVKA
- a CDS encoding GGDEF domain-containing protein gives rise to the protein MIKGNVKIDRKNLISILQSCLVLILVILVALMMVEIGNLKGTARVINYAGLVRGDTQRAVKLEITGTRNDELIAYLDDILSDLTSGDGHYELVKLKDAAYQERLDIQSAYWERLKAEVAAARQRGYENTQIVAMSETYFEMADETVSAAEHYSEKIAMKIRTIEILSALDMLCLVILIMLQTAMALKMARKNQLLEQKAYIDIHTGLPNKGSCEELLNNREILREPTACVIFDLNNLKTVNDTRGHSAGDQLILSFARLLRRVIPEKHFVGRYGGDEFMAVIYHTDRQEVEGILDSLRREADAANRDGNQLPLSYAYGWAISADYEGCIMQTLLDKADYCMYENKRAYYATHDRRAPRS
- a CDS encoding Rrf2 family transcriptional regulator, coding for MIITKETDYALRILRVLLDGEKHSVAEMSETELIPNQFAYQILRKLSAGNLVRVSRGALGGCELSCDLDATSLYDLMVVVGERGILCACMEPGYECRWHDKHGRCAIHCQLAALQQKQDEAFRAVSLRRLLTGGSDPQDTSKL